A single genomic interval of Croceibacter atlanticus HTCC2559 harbors:
- the fusA gene encoding elongation factor G, giving the protein MAQRDLKYTRNIGIAAHIDAGKTTTTERVLFYTGVSHKIGEVHDGAATMDWMEQEQERGITITSAATTCTWNFPRHQGQDLPDTKPYHFNIIDTPGHVDFTVEVNRSLRVLDGLVFLFSAVDGVEPQSETNWRLADNYKVPRIGFVNKMDRQGSNFLAVCQQVRDMLKSNAVPIVLPIGEEMDFKGIVDLVSNKAIVWHDETQGATFDEIEIPEDMKEEVKKYRAELIEAVAEYDEELMEKFFEDEDSITEDEVHAALREAVMDMAIIPMICGSAFKNKGVQFLLDGVCRYLPSPVDKEGIVGVNPDTEKEELRKPDVKAPFAALAFKIATDPFVGRLAFFRSYSGRLDAGSYVLNNRSGKKERISRIYQMHSNKQNAIDFIEAGDIGAAVGFKDIKTGDTLSAEDAPIVLESMDFPDPVIGIAVEPKTKADVDKLGMALAKLAEEDPTFQVRTDEASGQTVISGMGELHLDIIVDRLKREFKVEVSQGQPQVEYKEAVTRANEHREVYKKQSGGRGKFADIVFEMGPVDSDFEGEGLQFVDQIKGGRIPKEFIPSVQKGFTEAMKSGPLAGFQMDTLKVTLKDGSFHPVDSDQLSFELAAKMGYKAASKGAGSVILEPIMKLEVITPEENMGDIVGDLNRRRGQVSDMSDRAGAKVVKATVPLSEMFGYVTTLRTLSSGRATSTMEFSHYDQTPSNISEEVIAATKGTAND; this is encoded by the coding sequence ATGGCACAAAGAGATTTAAAATATACAAGAAATATAGGAATTGCTGCTCATATTGATGCTGGTAAAACAACAACAACAGAGCGTGTTCTTTTTTATACAGGTGTAAGTCATAAAATTGGAGAAGTACATGATGGTGCTGCTACAATGGACTGGATGGAGCAAGAGCAGGAGCGTGGTATTACCATTACATCTGCTGCTACAACATGTACTTGGAATTTTCCAAGACATCAAGGGCAAGATCTTCCAGATACAAAGCCTTATCACTTTAATATTATTGATACTCCAGGTCACGTAGACTTTACAGTAGAGGTAAACCGTTCATTAAGAGTTCTTGATGGTTTGGTATTCCTTTTTTCAGCAGTTGATGGTGTTGAGCCACAATCTGAAACTAACTGGAGATTAGCAGATAACTACAAAGTACCACGTATTGGGTTTGTTAATAAAATGGACCGTCAAGGATCTAACTTCTTGGCAGTTTGTCAGCAGGTACGTGATATGTTAAAGTCTAACGCTGTGCCAATTGTATTGCCAATTGGTGAAGAGATGGACTTTAAAGGTATTGTAGATTTAGTGTCTAACAAAGCAATTGTATGGCACGATGAAACTCAAGGAGCTACTTTCGATGAGATTGAGATTCCTGAGGATATGAAAGAAGAAGTAAAAAAATACAGAGCTGAGCTAATTGAAGCTGTTGCTGAGTATGATGAGGAGTTAATGGAGAAATTCTTTGAAGATGAAGACTCTATTACAGAAGATGAAGTTCACGCAGCATTGCGTGAAGCGGTAATGGATATGGCTATCATACCAATGATATGTGGTTCTGCATTTAAGAATAAAGGTGTACAGTTCTTGTTAGATGGTGTATGTCGTTACTTGCCTTCTCCAGTAGATAAGGAAGGTATTGTAGGTGTAAATCCAGATACAGAAAAAGAAGAACTTCGTAAGCCAGATGTTAAGGCGCCATTTGCTGCTTTAGCATTTAAGATTGCTACAGATCCTTTCGTAGGACGTTTAGCATTCTTCCGTTCTTATTCAGGACGTTTAGATGCTGGTTCTTATGTATTGAATAACCGTTCTGGTAAAAAAGAACGTATTTCTAGAATATATCAGATGCACTCTAATAAGCAAAACGCAATCGATTTTATCGAAGCTGGAGATATTGGAGCGGCTGTAGGATTTAAAGATATTAAAACAGGTGATACGTTATCTGCAGAAGATGCGCCTATCGTTTTAGAATCTATGGACTTTCCAGATCCTGTAATTGGTATCGCGGTTGAGCCTAAAACTAAGGCAGATGTTGATAAATTAGGTATGGCTTTAGCTAAATTAGCTGAAGAAGATCCAACATTCCAAGTAAGAACAGATGAGGCTTCAGGTCAAACTGTTATTTCTGGAATGGGAGAGTTACACCTAGATATTATTGTAGATCGTCTTAAAAGAGAATTTAAGGTAGAAGTAAGTCAAGGTCAGCCTCAGGTAGAGTACAAAGAAGCTGTTACAAGAGCTAACGAGCACAGAGAGGTTTATAAGAAGCAATCTGGTGGTCGTGGTAAATTTGCTGACATTGTTTTTGAAATGGGTCCTGTAGATTCAGATTTTGAAGGCGAAGGCTTACAGTTTGTAGATCAAATTAAAGGTGGTCGTATTCCTAAGGAGTTCATACCATCTGTACAAAAAGGATTTACTGAAGCAATGAAGTCTGGACCACTAGCTGGTTTCCAAATGGATACTTTAAAAGTAACACTTAAAGATGGATCTTTCCACCCTGTGGATTCTGATCAACTTTCTTTTGAGTTGGCTGCAAAAATGGGTTATAAAGCTGCGTCTAAAGGTGCAGGTTCTGTTATCCTTGAGCCAATTATGAAGCTTGAAGTTATTACTCCAGAAGAAAATATGGGTGATATCGTAGGTGACCTTAACCGTCGTCGTGGTCAAGTAAGTGATATGTCTGATAGAGCAGGAGCTAAAGTTGTAAAAGCAACAGTACCATTATCTGAAATGTTTGGTTATGTAACTACATTAAGAACATTATCATCTGGTCGTGCTACATCAACTATGGAATTCTCTCACTACGATCAAACACCTTCAAACATATCTGAAGAAGTTATCGCAGCAACTAAAGGAACAGCAAACGACTAA
- the rpsJ gene encoding 30S ribosomal protein S10: MSQKIRIKLKSYDHNLVDKSAEKIVKTVKSTGAVVTGPIPLPTHKKIFTVLRSPHVNKKSREQFQLSSYKRLLDIYSSSSKTIDALMKLELPSGVEVEIKV, encoded by the coding sequence ATGAGTCAGAAAATCAGAATAAAATTAAAGTCTTACGATCACAACTTGGTAGATAAATCAGCTGAGAAGATTGTAAAAACGGTAAAAAGTACAGGAGCTGTAGTAACAGGGCCAATTCCTTTACCTACACATAAAAAAATATTTACAGTATTGCGTTCACCGCACGTAAATAAAAAGTCTAGAGAGCAATTTCAGTTAAGCTCTTATAAAAGACTGTTAGATATTTATAGCTCTTCATCTAAAACTATTGATGCTCTTATGAAATTAGAGCTTCCTAGTGGAGTTGAAGTAGAGATAAAAGTTTAA
- the rplC gene encoding 50S ribosomal protein L3 codes for MSGLIGKKIGMTSIFDENGKNIPCTVIQAGPCVVTQVRTSEVDGYKALQLGFDDKADKRASNAAVGHFKKAGTSPKYKVAEFKKFEDDFNLGDSVTVEMFKEGEFVDVSGTSKGKGFQGVVKRHGFGGVGQATHGQHNRLRAPGSIGAASYPARVFKGMKMAGQMGNEKVKVQNLRVLKVVADKNLIVVKGAVPGHKNSYVTIQK; via the coding sequence ATGTCTGGGTTAATAGGAAAGAAAATCGGCATGACCAGCATTTTTGACGAAAACGGGAAGAATATTCCTTGTACTGTCATTCAAGCTGGACCTTGTGTCGTTACCCAAGTCAGAACCTCTGAGGTTGACGGGTACAAAGCTCTTCAACTTGGTTTCGATGACAAGGCAGATAAACGTGCATCTAATGCGGCTGTAGGCCACTTTAAGAAAGCAGGAACATCGCCTAAGTACAAAGTCGCGGAATTCAAGAAATTTGAAGATGATTTCAATTTAGGTGACAGTGTAACTGTCGAAATGTTTAAAGAAGGCGAGTTCGTTGATGTTTCCGGTACCTCTAAAGGTAAAGGATTTCAAGGTGTTGTAAAGCGTCACGGTTTTGGTGGTGTTGGTCAAGCAACTCACGGTCAACATAACCGTTTAAGAGCTCCTGGTTCTATTGGTGCGGCTTCTTACCCTGCAAGAGTTTTCAAGGGTATGAAAATGGCTGGCCAAATGGGTAACGAGAAAGTTAAAGTTCAAAATTTAAGAGTACTTAAAGTTGTTGCAGACAAAAACCTTATAGTAGTTAAAGGTGCTGTTCCTGGACACAAGAACTCTTATGTAACGATTCAGAAGTAA
- the rplD gene encoding 50S ribosomal protein L4 gives MEIAVLDIKGKEIGRKVTLSDAVFGIEPNEHAVYLDVKQHLANKRQGTHKAKERAEIAGSTRKIKKQKGTGTARAGSIKSPVFRGGGRIFGPRPRNYSFKLNKKQKQLARRSALSQKAQDNAIVIVENFSFDAPKTKNYIDFLTNLGIENNKSLIVLGDTNKNVYLSSRNFKGSNVVTVSELNTYKIMNSQSLVLLEGSLEEIESNLS, from the coding sequence ATGGAGATAGCAGTTTTAGATATCAAAGGAAAAGAAATAGGTAGAAAGGTTACTCTTTCTGACGCTGTTTTCGGTATTGAGCCAAATGAACATGCTGTTTACCTAGATGTAAAGCAACACTTAGCTAACAAGCGTCAAGGTACGCATAAAGCTAAAGAACGTGCTGAAATCGCTGGTAGTACACGCAAAATCAAGAAACAAAAAGGAACTGGTACAGCACGTGCAGGTAGTATTAAATCTCCTGTATTTAGAGGTGGTGGACGTATTTTTGGTCCAAGACCAAGAAATTACAGTTTCAAATTAAATAAGAAACAGAAGCAATTAGCGCGTAGATCTGCGTTATCACAAAAAGCTCAAGACAATGCAATTGTAATTGTTGAGAATTTTTCATTTGACGCTCCAAAGACTAAAAACTATATTGATTTCTTAACTAATTTAGGGATAGAAAACAATAAATCGCTGATAGTCTTGGGAGATACAAATAAAAACGTATATTTGTCTTCGCGAAATTTTAAAGGCTCTAATGTCGTAACTGTTTCAGAATTAAACACTTACAAAATAATGAATTCTCAAAGTTTAGTGCTTTTAGAAGGTTCATTAGAAGAAATTGAGTCAAACTTAAGTTAA
- the rplW gene encoding 50S ribosomal protein L23: MSILIKPIITEKATRLSELENSFTFEVAKTANRIQIKEAVESTYGVNVDQVRTLNVRPDRRTRYTKTGIVTGKTSAYKKAVVKVADGDTIDLYSNL; encoded by the coding sequence ATGAGCATCTTGATAAAACCAATTATTACAGAAAAGGCGACCCGTTTAAGTGAGCTAGAAAATAGCTTTACTTTTGAGGTTGCTAAGACGGCAAACAGAATCCAGATTAAGGAAGCTGTTGAAAGTACTTATGGCGTTAATGTAGACCAAGTAAGAACTTTAAATGTACGTCCAGACCGCAGAACGCGATATACCAAAACTGGTATCGTGACTGGTAAAACTTCAGCTTATAAAAAAGCAGTAGTTAAGGTTGCAGACGGAGATACAATAGATTTATATAGCAATCTTTAA
- the rplB gene encoding 50S ribosomal protein L2 — translation MSVRKLKPITPGQRFRVVNGNDAVTTDKPEKSLLAPRKRSGGRNNSGRMTMRYRGGGAKRRYRIIDFKRNKFDQAGTVESIQYDPNRTAFIALLSYADGEKRYIIAQNGLEVGQEVISSQDFLAPEIGNSMPLSSIPLGTVISCIELHPGQGAVMARSAGTFAQLMARDGKYATVKLPSGEVRMILSVCKATIGAVSNSDHQLIVSGKAGRSRWLGRRPRTRPVVMNPVDHPMGGGEGKSSGGHPRSRNGIPAKGYKTRYKKKASNRFIVERRKTRKKK, via the coding sequence ATGTCAGTAAGAAAATTAAAACCAATAACACCAGGACAGCGTTTTAGAGTTGTTAACGGAAATGATGCCGTAACAACTGATAAGCCGGAAAAAAGCCTTTTGGCTCCGAGAAAAAGATCTGGTGGTAGAAACAATTCTGGTCGTATGACCATGCGTTACCGTGGTGGTGGTGCAAAAAGACGTTACCGTATCATTGATTTTAAACGTAATAAGTTTGATCAAGCTGGTACAGTAGAATCAATTCAGTATGACCCTAACAGAACAGCATTTATTGCTTTGTTGAGTTATGCAGATGGTGAGAAAAGATATATCATTGCGCAAAACGGACTAGAAGTTGGGCAAGAGGTAATTTCAAGTCAAGATTTCTTGGCTCCAGAAATTGGAAACTCTATGCCGTTATCTTCAATTCCTTTAGGTACTGTAATTTCTTGTATAGAATTACATCCTGGTCAAGGAGCTGTTATGGCTCGTAGTGCTGGTACTTTTGCTCAGTTAATGGCAAGAGATGGTAAGTATGCAACTGTTAAGTTGCCATCTGGAGAGGTTAGAATGATTTTGTCTGTTTGTAAAGCTACAATAGGAGCGGTATCTAACTCTGATCATCAGTTAATTGTATCTGGTAAAGCAGGTCGTTCAAGATGGTTGGGTAGAAGACCAAGAACTCGTCCAGTAGTGATGAACCCAGTTGATCACCCAATGGGTGGTGGTGAAGGTAAATCTTCTGGAGGACACCCAAGATCACGTAATGGTATACCTGCAAAAGGCTATAAGACACGTTACAAGAAGAAAGCGAGTAACAGATTTATCGTTGAACGCAGAAAAACTAGAAAGAAAAAATAA
- the rpsS gene encoding 30S ribosomal protein S19 encodes MARSLKKGPYVHYKLERKVAQNVDSGKKTVIKTWSRASMITPDFVGQTIGVHNGKQFIPVYVTENMVGHKLGEFSPTRSFRGHVGAKNKGKK; translated from the coding sequence ATGGCACGTTCATTAAAAAAAGGACCTTACGTTCACTATAAATTAGAGAGAAAGGTAGCTCAAAATGTGGATAGCGGTAAAAAGACAGTTATTAAGACTTGGTCTAGAGCCTCTATGATAACTCCAGATTTTGTAGGACAAACTATAGGAGTACATAATGGGAAGCAATTTATACCTGTTTATGTTACTGAGAATATGGTAGGTCATAAGCTTGGAGAATTTTCACCAACACGTTCTTTTAGAGGACACGTAGGTGCGAAAAATAAAGGAAAAAAATAA
- the rplV gene encoding 50S ribosomal protein L22 gives MGVRKRERAEQMKEAKKSLAIAKLNNCPTSPRKMRIVADLVRGKDVEQALYILKFNSKEASRRLEKLLLSAISNWQAKNEDASVEEAELFVQEIRVDGGSMLKRLRPAPQGRAHRIRKRSNHVTMVVGAKNNTQS, from the coding sequence ATGGGAGTTCGTAAAAGAGAAAGAGCAGAGCAAATGAAAGAGGCTAAGAAAAGCTTAGCTATTGCAAAGTTGAATAACTGCCCTACATCACCTCGTAAAATGAGAATCGTTGCAGATTTAGTTAGAGGTAAAGATGTAGAACAAGCACTATATATTTTGAAGTTTAACAGTAAGGAAGCTTCAAGAAGATTAGAGAAATTATTACTTTCTGCCATTTCAAATTGGCAAGCAAAGAATGAGGATGCTAGTGTAGAAGAGGCTGAGTTATTTGTACAAGAGATTAGAGTGGATGGTGGTAGTATGTTAAAAAGACTACGTCCAGCACCACAAGGTCGTGCACATAGAATAAGAAAACGCTCAAACCACGTTACAATGGTTGTAGGAGCTAAAAATAATACACAAAGCTAA
- the rpsC gene encoding 30S ribosomal protein S3 produces MGQKTNPIGNRLGIIRGWESNWYGGNDYGDKLAEDDKIRKYIHARLSKASVSRVIIERTLKLVTVTITTARPGIIIGKGGQEVDKLKEELKKLTGKEVQINIFEIKRPELDAHLVGASVARQVENRISYRRAIKMAIAAAMRMNAEGIKIQIAGRLNGAEMARVESYKEGRIPLSTFRADIDYALVEAQTTYGKLGIKVWIMKGEVYGKRELSPLVGLEKQGGKSGGQRGKSRRRK; encoded by the coding sequence ATGGGACAGAAAACAAATCCAATCGGTAATAGACTTGGTATCATTAGAGGTTGGGAATCCAACTGGTACGGAGGAAATGACTACGGTGATAAACTTGCCGAAGACGATAAGATTAGAAAGTACATCCATGCACGTCTTTCTAAAGCTAGTGTGTCAAGAGTAATTATTGAGCGTACGCTTAAACTTGTAACCGTTACTATCACTACTGCTAGACCTGGTATTATTATCGGTAAAGGTGGTCAAGAGGTAGACAAGTTAAAAGAAGAGCTTAAGAAATTAACTGGTAAAGAAGTACAGATTAATATCTTTGAGATTAAAAGACCTGAGTTAGATGCTCATCTTGTTGGAGCTAGTGTTGCTAGACAAGTTGAAAACAGAATCTCTTACCGTCGTGCAATCAAGATGGCTATTGCGGCTGCAATGCGAATGAATGCAGAAGGTATTAAGATCCAGATTGCAGGACGTCTTAACGGAGCTGAAATGGCACGTGTAGAGTCTTATAAAGAAGGACGTATTCCTTTATCTACTTTTAGAGCCGATATTGACTATGCTTTAGTTGAAGCTCAAACTACTTATGGTAAGTTGGGTATTAAAGTATGGATCATGAAAGGTGAAGTTTACGGAAAGAGAGAGCTTTCTCCATTAGTAGGCCTTGAAAAGCAAGGTGGTAAATCTGGTGGTCAAAGAGGAAAATCTCGTCGTAGAAAATAA
- the rplP gene encoding 50S ribosomal protein L16: MLQPKRTKYRKQQKGRMKGLAQRGHRLSSGTFGLKSLDSSFITARQIEAARIAATRYMKREGSIWIMIFPDKPITKKPLEVRMGKGKGAVEYWAAVVKPGRIMFELGGVNMETAKEALRLAAQKLPVRTKFIVSRDYDYKD, encoded by the coding sequence ATGTTACAGCCTAAAAGAACAAAATACCGCAAGCAGCAAAAGGGTCGTATGAAGGGCTTAGCCCAAAGAGGACACAGATTGTCAAGTGGTACATTTGGATTAAAGTCTTTAGACTCAAGCTTCATCACAGCTAGACAGATTGAGGCGGCACGTATTGCAGCTACTCGTTATATGAAAAGAGAAGGTTCTATCTGGATTATGATATTCCCAGATAAGCCAATAACTAAAAAACCTCTTGAAGTACGTATGGGTAAAGGTAAAGGTGCAGTTGAATATTGGGCAGCAGTAGTAAAACCTGGTAGAATCATGTTTGAACTTGGTGGTGTTAATATGGAAACAGCAAAAGAGGCATTACGTCTTGCTGCACAGAAACTTCCAGTAAGAACAAAGTTTATTGTCTCTAGAGATTACGATTATAAAGACTAA
- the rpmC gene encoding 50S ribosomal protein L29 — translation MKQPQVREASTEELQEELVKSKKAYSELRMAHSLSPLENPMQLRSMRKSIARIATELTKRELNA, via the coding sequence ATGAAACAACCACAAGTAAGAGAAGCTTCAACAGAAGAGCTACAAGAAGAACTTGTAAAGTCTAAGAAAGCATATTCAGAATTAAGAATGGCGCATAGCCTTTCTCCTCTGGAAAACCCTATGCAGTTAAGAAGTATGAGAAAGTCTATTGCAAGAATTGCAACAGAGTTAACAAAAAGAGAACTAAACGCTTAA
- the rpsQ gene encoding 30S ribosomal protein S17, translating to MEKRNLRKERVGVVTSNKMQKSIVVSEIKKVKHPMYGKFVLKTKKYVAHDETNDCNEGDTVRIMETRPMSKSKCWRLVEIIERAK from the coding sequence ATGGAAAAAAGAAATTTAAGAAAAGAGCGTGTTGGTGTTGTTACAAGTAATAAGATGCAGAAATCTATAGTGGTTTCTGAAATTAAGAAAGTAAAACACCCTATGTACGGAAAATTCGTTTTAAAAACGAAAAAGTATGTAGCGCACGACGAAACAAACGATTGCAACGAAGGTGATACTGTAAGAATTATGGAAACTCGCCCAATGAGCAAATCGAAATGTTGGAGATTAGTAGAAATCATTGAAAGAGCTAAATAA
- the rplN gene encoding 50S ribosomal protein L14, translated as MLQQESRLRVADNTGAKEVLTIRVLGGTKRRYASVGDKIVVSVKEATPNGGIKKGAVSTAVVVRTKKEVRRPDGSYIRFDDNACVLLNPTGEMRGTRVFGPVARELRDKQFMKIVSLAPEVL; from the coding sequence ATGTTACAACAAGAATCTAGATTAAGAGTAGCAGACAATACAGGAGCAAAAGAAGTTTTGACTATCCGTGTATTGGGAGGTACCAAACGCAGATATGCGTCTGTAGGAGATAAAATTGTTGTCAGTGTAAAAGAGGCAACACCAAACGGTGGAATTAAAAAAGGTGCCGTTTCTACAGCAGTAGTTGTACGTACTAAGAAAGAAGTTCGTAGACCAGACGGTTCATATATCCGTTTTGATGACAATGCATGTGTATTGTTGAATCCTACTGGTGAGATGAGAGGAACACGTGTCTTTGGACCTGTTGCTAGAGAACTTCGTGATAAGCAGTTCATGAAAATTGTATCACTAGCGCCAGAGGTGCTGTAA
- the rplX gene encoding 50S ribosomal protein L24, with amino-acid sequence MATKLKIKVGDTVRVIAGASKGQEGKIQKVLVEKNKAIVEGVNLVKKHEKPSASSPQGGIKEKEAAIHISNLSLIDGNGKTTRVGYRMEDGKKVRFAKTTNDTI; translated from the coding sequence ATGGCAACAAAGTTGAAAATAAAAGTAGGAGACACTGTAAGAGTAATTGCTGGTGCAAGCAAAGGACAGGAAGGAAAAATCCAGAAAGTTCTTGTTGAAAAAAACAAAGCAATTGTTGAAGGTGTTAACCTTGTAAAGAAACACGAGAAGCCTAGTGCATCTAGTCCTCAAGGTGGTATCAAAGAAAAAGAAGCAGCTATTCATATCTCTAATCTGTCATTAATAGACGGTAATGGAAAAACTACACGTGTAGGATATAGAATGGAAGATGGTAAAAAAGTAAGGTTTGCAAAAACCACAAACGACACTATTTAG
- the rplE gene encoding 50S ribosomal protein L5: protein MSYVPRLKTEYNERVIAALKEEFSYGNIMEVPKLTKIVVSRGVGGAVADKKLIDHAIDELTAITGQKAVSTISKKDVANFKLRKGMPIGVKVTLRGERMYEFLDRFITSALPRVRDFNGIKATGFDGRGNYNLGVTEQIIFPEIDIDKVNKIAGMDITFVTTANTDKEAKSLLVELGLPFKKN, encoded by the coding sequence ATGAGTTACGTACCGAGACTAAAAACAGAATATAATGAGCGCGTTATCGCTGCTCTTAAGGAAGAGTTTAGCTATGGCAATATCATGGAAGTGCCAAAACTTACTAAGATAGTTGTAAGTAGAGGTGTTGGTGGAGCAGTAGCTGACAAAAAGTTAATTGATCATGCAATTGATGAATTAACTGCAATAACTGGTCAAAAAGCAGTATCTACTATATCTAAAAAGGATGTCGCTAACTTTAAACTACGTAAGGGAATGCCTATTGGTGTTAAAGTTACGTTGAGAGGTGAGCGTATGTATGAATTTTTAGACCGTTTTATAACTTCTGCACTTCCACGTGTTAGAGATTTTAACGGAATTAAAGCTACAGGTTTTGATGGTAGAGGTAACTACAATTTAGGAGTTACAGAGCAGATTATTTTTCCAGAAATAGATATTGATAAGGTAAATAAAATTGCAGGTATGGATATTACATTCGTTACAACTGCAAATACAGACAAAGAAGCAAAATCATTGTTAGTAGAATTAGGTTTACCTTTTAAAAAGAATTAA
- the rpsN gene encoding 30S ribosomal protein S14, with protein sequence MAKESMKARERKREKMVEKYAEKRKALKEAGDYDALQKLPKDASPVRLHNRCKITGRPKGYMRQFGLSRVMFREMANKGLIPGVKKASW encoded by the coding sequence ATGGCTAAAGAATCAATGAAAGCACGCGAAAGAAAGCGTGAAAAGATGGTAGAAAAGTATGCAGAAAAGCGCAAGGCTCTTAAAGAAGCTGGAGATTATGATGCATTACAAAAATTACCTAAAGATGCCTCACCTGTTCGTTTACACAATCGTTGTAAAATTACAGGAAGACCTAAGGGTTATATGAGACAATTTGGTCTTTCACGTGTAATGTTTCGTGAAATGGCAAATAAAGGTTTAATTCCAGGTGTTAAAAAAGCATCTTGGTAA
- the rpsH gene encoding 30S ribosomal protein S8 has translation MNTDVIADYLTRIRNANAANHRVVEIPASNLKKEITKILFDQGFILSYKFEDTTAQGSIKIALKYDKVTKEPVIKKIQRISKPGLRKYAGSQEVPRILNGLGVAIVSTSHGVMTDKQARKENVGGEVLCYVY, from the coding sequence ATGAATACAGACGTAATCGCAGATTACCTTACAAGAATTAGAAATGCAAATGCTGCAAACCATCGTGTTGTAGAAATTCCTGCATCTAATCTTAAGAAAGAAATTACAAAAATTCTTTTTGATCAAGGTTTTATCCTTAGTTATAAGTTTGAAGATACAACTGCTCAAGGTAGTATTAAGATAGCTTTAAAATATGACAAGGTTACTAAAGAACCAGTTATTAAAAAGATTCAAAGAATTAGTAAACCAGGTTTACGTAAGTACGCAGGTTCACAAGAAGTTCCTAGAATCCTTAACGGATTAGGAGTTGCTATTGTCTCTACATCTCATGGTGTAATGACAGACAAACAAGCTCGTAAGGAGAATGTTGGTGGTGAAGTACTTTGCTACGTATACTAA
- the rplF gene encoding 50S ribosomal protein L6, translating to MSRIGNSPVTIPDGVTVSLNDNVITVKGKLGELHQEIKDINVKVEDNEVILERPSELKDHKSKHGLYRALIQNMVEGVSQGFTKKLELVGVGYRASNQGQKLDLAIGFSHNIVLDLAPEIKVETVSEKGKNPIVILTSFDKQLVGQVAAKIRAFRKPEPYKGKGIKFVGEQIRRKAGKSA from the coding sequence ATGTCAAGAATAGGTAACAGTCCAGTGACGATCCCAGATGGCGTAACCGTTAGCTTAAATGATAACGTAATTACAGTTAAAGGAAAGTTAGGCGAGCTCCATCAAGAGATTAAGGATATCAATGTAAAAGTTGAGGATAACGAAGTTATCTTGGAGCGTCCTTCAGAATTAAAAGACCATAAATCTAAACACGGTTTATATCGTGCTTTAATTCAGAATATGGTTGAAGGTGTATCACAAGGGTTCACTAAAAAATTAGAATTGGTTGGTGTAGGTTATAGAGCCTCAAACCAAGGTCAAAAGCTTGATTTAGCAATTGGTTTCTCTCACAATATTGTGTTAGACCTTGCTCCAGAAATTAAAGTTGAGACAGTATCTGAGAAAGGTAAAAACCCAATAGTGATTTTAACATCTTTCGACAAACAATTAGTAGGACAAGTTGCGGCTAAGATCCGTGCGTTCCGTAAGCCAGAACCTTATAAAGGAAAAGGTATTAAGTTTGTAGGAGAACAAATAAGAAGAAAAGCAGGTAAGTCTGCATAA
- the rplR gene encoding 50S ribosomal protein L18, with translation MAFSRETRRLRIRRRIRKNLSGTPSRPRLAVFRSNKEIYAQIIDDVNETTLASASSRDKEVNAEGTGMEVAAAVGKAIAEKATKAGIEAVAFDRGGYLYHGRVKSLADGAREAGLKF, from the coding sequence ATGGCATTTTCAAGAGAAACAAGAAGACTTAGAATTAGAAGAAGAATACGCAAAAATTTAAGCGGTACACCTAGCCGTCCAAGATTAGCAGTATTTAGAAGCAATAAAGAAATTTACGCTCAAATTATTGATGATGTAAATGAAACTACTTTAGCTTCAGCTTCTTCTAGAGATAAAGAAGTTAACGCAGAAGGCACCGGTATGGAGGTTGCTGCTGCAGTAGGAAAAGCAATTGCAGAGAAAGCTACAAAAGCTGGTATCGAAGCAGTTGCATTTGATAGAGGTGGTTACTTATACCACGGTAGAGTTAAATCATTAGCAGACGGTGCACGCGAAGCCGGACTTAAATTCTAA